In Petrotoga mexicana DSM 14811, a single window of DNA contains:
- a CDS encoding xanthine dehydrogenase family protein molybdopterin-binding subunit yields MKKKGRGMATIMFGYGYGEGFPDFSHATVEFTDDEKVLVVTAAADVGQGVLTVVTQIAAEVLSVEVEKIKVIQGDTHKTMNAGSTSATRQTTFTGNAVKQACENLKGKIYHYASLEFNSNYPELTLKDGKIIYNPNPEKSLTYWDLKRKVEEKGEILKGESTFFPPTYSPDLISGQADKVYVAYTFMTQIVDVEVDTITGKVDVKDVYTALDCGKAINPKNVEGQIEGGTVQGIGMALMEEQVIKNGITLNPNMTGYLVPTSMDVPNFHSVLIENEDAIGPFGAKGVGEPTIMAASPAIANAIYDAIGVRFYELPITPEKILKALKEKDDD; encoded by the coding sequence ATGAAGAAAAAAGGTAGAGGTATGGCTACGATAATGTTTGGATATGGTTACGGTGAAGGATTTCCTGATTTTTCCCATGCGACGGTTGAATTTACCGATGATGAAAAGGTTTTGGTGGTAACCGCCGCCGCAGATGTAGGACAAGGAGTTTTAACGGTTGTTACTCAAATTGCCGCAGAAGTACTATCTGTTGAGGTTGAAAAAATAAAAGTTATTCAAGGTGATACCCATAAAACTATGAATGCAGGCTCAACCTCTGCAACTCGTCAAACCACCTTTACAGGGAATGCAGTAAAACAGGCCTGTGAAAATTTAAAGGGAAAAATCTACCACTATGCGAGCTTAGAATTTAACAGTAATTATCCAGAATTAACTTTAAAAGATGGAAAAATCATCTACAATCCTAACCCTGAAAAATCTCTTACTTACTGGGATTTGAAAAGAAAGGTGGAAGAAAAAGGAGAAATTTTGAAAGGTGAGTCAACGTTCTTTCCTCCAACATACTCTCCAGACCTAATATCCGGCCAAGCTGATAAAGTATACGTTGCTTACACTTTTATGACTCAGATCGTAGATGTGGAAGTGGACACAATCACTGGAAAAGTTGATGTCAAAGATGTATACACAGCCCTTGATTGTGGAAAAGCTATAAATCCAAAAAATGTAGAAGGACAGATTGAAGGTGGTACAGTGCAAGGAATAGGAATGGCCCTTATGGAAGAACAAGTAATAAAAAATGGAATCACGTTAAATCCAAATATGACAGGTTACCTGGTTCCAACTTCTATGGATGTTCCGAATTTTCACTCAGTTTTAATTGAAAATGAAGATGCTATTGGACCATTTGGAGCAAAAGGTGTAGGAGAACCAACAATCATGGCAGCCTCTCCTGCCATTGCTAACGCTATTTACGATGCCATAGGTGTCAGATTTTATGAGTTACCCATCACTCCAGAAAAAATTCTTAAAGCTTTAAAAGAAAAAGATGATGATTAA
- a CDS encoding nucleoside-triphosphatase: MIKKNIFLTGFVGVGKSTIISKVIKQLSLNISGFSVAREGKKNNWNSFYLIDASSLSKDNQPRKNEFNRFAFRNDYSKNWEINIQVFDKLGVQLLTNIDDADVVIMDELGRFELTAFKFQKKVKEVLNSGKPVLGVIKDESNAFLDDIRNRKDVQIFRVTLENREEVYKEVLCLIKQIISMKE; this comes from the coding sequence ATGATTAAAAAGAATATTTTTCTTACAGGTTTTGTGGGGGTCGGTAAATCAACGATTATAAGTAAAGTGATCAAGCAACTATCATTGAATATATCTGGTTTTTCAGTTGCTAGAGAAGGTAAAAAAAATAACTGGAACTCATTTTATTTAATAGATGCATCTTCTCTTAGCAAAGATAATCAACCTAGAAAAAATGAATTCAACAGATTTGCATTCAGAAATGATTACTCTAAAAATTGGGAGATAAATATTCAAGTATTTGACAAACTTGGTGTACAGCTCCTTACAAACATCGATGATGCTGACGTAGTAATCATGGACGAATTAGGGAGATTCGAGTTAACTGCGTTCAAATTTCAAAAGAAAGTCAAAGAAGTTTTGAATAGTGGCAAACCTGTTTTAGGTGTAATAAAAGATGAGTCTAACGCATTTTTGGATGATATTAGGAATAGAAAAGACGTTCAAATATTTAGAGTGACCTTGGAAAACCGAGAAGAAGTTTACAAAGAGGTATTATGTTTGATAAAACAAATAATTTCAATGAAGGAGTGA
- a CDS encoding 4Fe-4S binding protein produces MADISVDLLGMLLKNPVMPAAGPPIKDGESAHKAKEGGAGAIVTKTVSVKAAKVPKPNMAQVKGGFINTELWSELSLEQWIEKEYPKVVETGLPVIIGVGYTSEEIKEVIPQAEQFADAFELSTHYLGNDPTPMINSIKAAKESTDLPVMVKLSPQVDIPTFAKEAEKAGADGLVLINSFGPTLDIDFESGKPLLGSENGFGWLSGQAIFPLALRSVFEAVRSVNIPVVGVGGVSTGKEAVKMIMAGAQAVQVCTAAILNGPQIYSKIANEIEKYLDDHGFNSLEEIRGIAQKNTVIQPNYKLIVPDINDEKCTECGLCVKSCVYDAIHLVKDLHSVRIDTNKCAGCGLCITRCNFNALSLPL; encoded by the coding sequence ATGGCTGATATATCTGTAGACTTATTAGGAATGTTGTTGAAAAACCCTGTAATGCCTGCTGCTGGGCCTCCCATTAAAGATGGAGAGAGTGCTCACAAAGCCAAAGAAGGAGGAGCTGGAGCAATCGTTACTAAAACGGTCTCAGTGAAAGCTGCAAAAGTTCCAAAGCCAAATATGGCACAAGTAAAAGGAGGTTTTATCAATACCGAACTTTGGTCTGAGTTATCCTTAGAGCAATGGATTGAAAAAGAATACCCCAAGGTTGTTGAAACAGGTTTACCTGTGATAATAGGAGTTGGATACACCTCTGAAGAGATAAAGGAAGTAATACCACAAGCAGAACAATTCGCTGATGCCTTTGAACTCTCCACCCATTATCTTGGTAATGATCCAACACCTATGATTAATAGCATAAAAGCTGCAAAAGAAAGTACAGACCTTCCCGTTATGGTAAAACTTAGTCCACAAGTAGATATTCCTACGTTTGCAAAAGAGGCTGAAAAGGCTGGTGCAGATGGTTTAGTCTTAATAAACTCTTTCGGTCCGACGTTAGATATTGATTTCGAAAGTGGTAAACCTTTGTTGGGAAGTGAGAATGGTTTTGGATGGCTATCAGGTCAAGCAATATTTCCCTTAGCTTTGAGGTCAGTTTTTGAGGCTGTAAGATCGGTTAATATTCCAGTAGTCGGAGTAGGTGGAGTCAGTACAGGTAAAGAAGCCGTAAAAATGATAATGGCAGGAGCCCAAGCAGTTCAAGTCTGTACCGCTGCCATTTTAAATGGACCTCAAATATATAGCAAAATTGCCAACGAAATTGAAAAGTATTTGGACGATCATGGTTTCAACTCCCTAGAAGAAATTAGGGGAATCGCTCAAAAAAATACCGTTATTCAGCCAAATTATAAATTGATAGTTCCAGATATAAACGATGAAAAATGCACAGAATGCGGTTTATGTGTTAAAAGTTGTGTTTATGATGCAATTCACCTCGTAAAAGATCTCCACAGTGTGAGAATAGATACAAATAAATGCGCTGGTTGTGGATTATGTATAACAAGATGTAATTTCAACGCTCTGTCCTTGCCTTTATAG
- the ade gene encoding adenine deaminase: MSNKDLLPIALGKEKADLVFKNGKIIDVFNEQVIEEDLATSNGVIIGFGNYEGKEEIDLEGKFISPGFIDAHLHLESAMVTIEEFAKTVIPLGTLTLVADPHEIANVSGEVGIKYFLTIGNNLPWNFNLMIPSCVPVTPFDKSGSVLNAEKIKELIAEGSFFGLGEVMDYEGVLTGKDYIWDKIELMKNYFIDGHAPKLEGKFLNAYLLAGIMADHETTSPDEALEKVSKGMYIMVREGSVTRDLQSLLPAINDKNNCNFLFATDDKHPEDLLSEGHINFMIKKAIKLGMEPIRAIKLATLNAARSLGLHRLGGIAPGYKADFLIIDNLDDLNVLQVYKDGKKVAENGKALFQVDSNNFEKPTSIFHSVNIAPIKEEDFNIPKGKTYRVINMIQDQIITEEEFFSFPDSFEEERFIRYNINKIAVVERHKSTGKIGLGLIRGFGLEFGAIASSIAHDSHNIIVIGTNSRDMKMAIDKIAEIQGGIVIVNNKNIVDFINLPIGGLVSTDPIGKVSEKLQVLRKIAHDLGVKINSPFMTLAFMGLPVVPKLKITCDGLYDVENNTFVPLVVN; this comes from the coding sequence TTGTCAAACAAAGATCTTTTACCAATAGCTTTAGGAAAGGAAAAAGCAGATTTAGTATTCAAAAACGGAAAAATAATAGACGTTTTTAACGAACAAGTTATAGAAGAAGATTTAGCTACTTCCAATGGTGTAATCATAGGCTTTGGAAATTATGAGGGTAAAGAAGAAATTGACTTAGAAGGCAAATTCATTTCTCCGGGATTCATAGACGCCCACCTACATTTGGAAAGTGCCATGGTTACAATAGAAGAATTCGCTAAAACGGTCATCCCTTTGGGGACGTTGACACTTGTTGCTGATCCACATGAGATAGCAAATGTATCTGGGGAAGTTGGTATAAAATACTTCTTGACAATTGGGAACAATTTACCATGGAATTTTAATTTAATGATACCCTCGTGTGTGCCTGTTACTCCTTTCGATAAATCAGGTTCGGTACTGAACGCTGAAAAAATAAAAGAATTAATTGCAGAAGGAAGTTTTTTTGGCCTTGGTGAGGTTATGGACTATGAAGGAGTTTTAACTGGTAAAGATTATATTTGGGATAAGATAGAACTGATGAAGAACTATTTTATTGATGGTCATGCACCAAAACTAGAAGGCAAATTTTTAAACGCATATCTTTTAGCTGGAATCATGGCTGATCACGAAACCACATCCCCCGATGAGGCATTAGAAAAGGTTTCAAAAGGTATGTACATAATGGTTAGGGAAGGTTCAGTTACGAGGGATCTTCAGAGCTTGTTACCTGCAATTAACGATAAAAACAACTGTAACTTTTTATTCGCCACAGATGACAAACACCCTGAAGACCTTCTCTCAGAAGGCCATATTAATTTTATGATTAAAAAGGCTATAAAACTCGGAATGGAACCAATTAGAGCGATAAAACTTGCCACTCTGAATGCTGCACGTTCTTTAGGATTACATCGTTTGGGAGGTATTGCTCCAGGTTATAAGGCTGATTTTCTGATAATCGACAATTTAGATGATTTGAACGTTTTACAAGTTTACAAAGACGGAAAAAAAGTAGCAGAAAACGGAAAAGCATTATTCCAAGTTGACTCTAATAACTTTGAAAAACCTACGTCCATTTTTCATTCTGTAAATATTGCTCCCATTAAAGAAGAGGATTTCAATATTCCTAAGGGGAAAACTTACCGTGTTATTAACATGATTCAGGATCAGATTATCACTGAAGAGGAGTTTTTCTCATTTCCAGATAGTTTTGAAGAAGAACGATTTATAAGGTATAATATAAATAAAATTGCGGTTGTAGAAAGACACAAAAGTACTGGAAAGATTGGTTTGGGTTTGATAAGGGGTTTTGGATTGGAGTTTGGTGCCATTGCGAGCTCCATAGCTCATGATTCTCACAACATTATTGTAATAGGTACGAATTCAAGAGATATGAAGATGGCAATAGACAAGATAGCTGAAATTCAGGGTGGAATTGTGATTGTTAATAATAAAAATATTGTTGATTTTATCAACTTACCCATCGGAGGACTTGTTTCTACCGACCCAATTGGAAAAGTTTCCGAAAAGCTTCAAGTACTTAGAAAAATTGCCCATGACTTAGGGGTCAAAATTAACAGCCCTTTCATGACATTAGCATTTATGGGTTTACCAGTGGTTCCCAAATTAAAGATAACTTGTGATGGCTTATACGATGTTGAAAATAATACTTTTGTACCATTGGTTGTAAATTGA
- a CDS encoding NCS2 family permease, translating into MANTQQEGFLERTFKLKENGTNVRTEVLAGITTFMTMAYIIFVNPSILSDAGMPFNGVFIATIAGAILGTVMMALLTNYPFALASGMGLNAFFAYSVVIGMGVPWQTALGIVFLEGIIFIVLSVTPVRQMIVNSIPMSLKTGISSGIGLFIAFIGLQNAGIVVADPATLVRMGDLFSGTALIALLGLIITGILHALRVKGALLLGIIIATILGFFNGVTPIPEGVVALPRMADWSQVLFQLDIKSAFNIGMIGVLISFLFVDLFDTAGTLVGVSQQAGYLKEDGSLPKADRALLADAIATTGGALFGTSTVTTYVESASGVSEGGRTGLTGIVVAILFFLSLFFQPIIAIVPGAATAPALIIVGVMMLSNIRSIKWEAFTEVFPAFVAMIVMPLTYSISNGIALGFITYPLIKLFTGKGKEVHWLVYVLCALFIVYFIWL; encoded by the coding sequence ATGGCAAACACTCAGCAAGAAGGTTTTTTAGAAAGGACTTTCAAGTTAAAAGAGAACGGAACAAACGTTAGAACTGAGGTCTTAGCTGGTATCACAACGTTTATGACGATGGCTTATATCATCTTCGTGAACCCTTCTATACTTAGTGATGCAGGAATGCCTTTCAACGGGGTCTTTATAGCTACTATAGCTGGAGCAATTTTAGGTACTGTAATGATGGCCTTACTGACCAATTATCCATTTGCATTGGCTTCAGGAATGGGTTTAAACGCTTTCTTTGCCTATTCAGTCGTAATAGGTATGGGGGTCCCTTGGCAAACCGCTCTAGGAATAGTTTTTTTGGAGGGTATCATCTTTATTGTACTTAGTGTTACCCCCGTAAGACAAATGATCGTTAATTCGATCCCAATGAGTCTGAAAACGGGGATAAGTTCTGGAATTGGTTTGTTTATTGCTTTTATAGGTTTGCAAAACGCCGGCATAGTAGTAGCAGATCCTGCAACATTGGTAAGAATGGGGGATTTATTTTCTGGGACGGCTTTAATAGCGTTATTAGGCCTAATCATAACCGGGATTTTACACGCATTAAGGGTAAAAGGAGCCCTATTGTTAGGAATCATAATTGCTACAATCTTAGGGTTTTTCAACGGAGTCACACCAATACCCGAAGGTGTTGTAGCATTGCCAAGAATGGCTGATTGGTCTCAAGTTTTGTTCCAACTCGATATCAAATCTGCATTTAATATCGGCATGATAGGTGTTTTGATTTCGTTCTTATTTGTAGATCTATTTGATACAGCAGGTACGTTAGTAGGGGTTAGTCAGCAAGCAGGTTATTTGAAAGAAGACGGTTCCTTACCAAAAGCAGATAGAGCTCTCTTAGCTGACGCTATTGCTACTACTGGTGGTGCACTCTTCGGAACCAGTACTGTTACAACATACGTTGAATCTGCGTCAGGTGTTTCTGAAGGTGGAAGAACAGGGTTAACAGGTATCGTTGTTGCTATTTTATTCTTCCTTTCCTTATTTTTTCAACCTATAATAGCTATAGTACCCGGTGCAGCAACAGCACCAGCATTGATAATCGTTGGGGTAATGATGTTATCAAATATAAGAAGCATAAAATGGGAAGCTTTTACAGAAGTTTTTCCCGCTTTCGTTGCAATGATAGTAATGCCTTTAACTTATTCCATTTCTAACGGAATAGCTTTAGGCTTTATAACCTATCCTTTAATTAAATTATTCACTGGCAAAGGTAAAGAAGTACATTGGTTAGTATACGTTTTGTGTGCTTTATTTATTGTTTACTTTATTTGGCTCTAA
- a CDS encoding nucleotidyltransferase family protein, translating to MISAVVLAAGESLRMGTPKQILPWENTTVLESIIIKLMKCQYIDDEIIIVLGGNFENIIPLFSKYEDHRLKIVKNNNFQKGMLTSVWSGLNSLSNNSEYILFTLGDMPLIKIETFNTLASFAIKNKTIVLAPTYHGKRGHPLIVHKSQIPDIYQLSGPGGLRTLLSKYPERVTLHEVHDEGITIDIDTFEDYNIYLKKQKGDDSE from the coding sequence ATGATATCAGCGGTGGTATTAGCAGCTGGTGAATCCTTAAGAATGGGAACTCCTAAACAGATTTTACCTTGGGAAAATACAACTGTTTTAGAAAGCATTATCATCAAACTTATGAAATGCCAATATATAGACGATGAAATAATCATTGTATTAGGAGGTAACTTTGAGAATATAATTCCACTTTTTTCGAAGTATGAAGACCACCGTTTGAAAATAGTAAAGAATAACAATTTCCAAAAAGGCATGCTAACAAGTGTGTGGAGTGGTTTGAACTCATTATCCAATAATTCTGAATACATACTTTTCACACTTGGAGACATGCCTTTAATCAAAATAGAAACATTCAACACACTTGCTAGCTTTGCTATAAAAAACAAAACAATTGTTTTGGCACCTACTTATCACGGGAAAAGAGGCCATCCATTGATTGTACATAAAAGTCAGATACCAGATATTTATCAATTATCAGGACCTGGAGGGTTAAGAACACTTTTAAGTAAATATCCTGAAAGAGTAACACTGCACGAAGTCCATGATGAAGGTATTACCATAGATATTGATACCTTTGAAGATTACAATATATATCTAAAAAAACAAAAGGGAGATGATAGTGAGTGA
- a CDS encoding ABC transporter substrate-binding protein, whose protein sequence is MKRFSSFFLLLFLLTFAYVLFANTITVTDMAGREVTIPSKIERIVTTYKPATQFVFALNAQRMLVGVDNTSTREKLFTSIYPEVELLVEVGSKREGINIETVASLNPDLVILFPHNQAEFTASKLETLGISTIIINPESLEEIRETNRLLGEVLGLEDRAKIVDKQFDNILKLLEKTKNLPQAQKKVVYFANSQLLDTVGKDMMQTDMIEWAGGINPAAKSDAGFIKISPEQLIAWNPDVIVTSQKFQDDIEELYKEEKYQNVKAFKNKQIYRFPSVLEPWDYPNPSSYLGMLWLATKIHPELFSDVDFDKVADEFYYTLYGVSYRELLSKIGN, encoded by the coding sequence GTGAAGAGATTTTCATCCTTTTTTTTACTTTTGTTTCTTTTAACTTTCGCATATGTATTATTTGCCAATACAATAACGGTTACTGATATGGCAGGAAGGGAGGTAACAATACCTTCTAAAATAGAACGTATCGTGACAACTTACAAACCTGCTACTCAATTCGTATTTGCATTAAATGCTCAAAGAATGCTTGTTGGCGTGGATAATACATCAACAAGAGAAAAATTATTTACTTCAATTTATCCGGAAGTAGAACTGTTAGTAGAAGTGGGTTCAAAAAGAGAAGGGATAAATATTGAAACAGTGGCATCTTTAAATCCTGATTTAGTAATACTATTTCCACATAACCAAGCCGAATTCACAGCTTCCAAATTAGAAACGTTAGGGATTTCTACAATTATTATCAATCCTGAAAGTTTAGAAGAAATACGGGAAACCAACCGATTATTAGGAGAAGTATTGGGATTAGAAGATAGAGCGAAAATTGTAGATAAACAGTTTGATAATATTTTAAAATTGTTGGAAAAGACTAAAAACTTGCCGCAGGCTCAGAAAAAAGTTGTCTATTTCGCTAATTCTCAACTATTGGATACAGTGGGAAAAGATATGATGCAAACGGATATGATAGAGTGGGCTGGTGGAATAAATCCAGCAGCAAAAAGTGATGCTGGATTTATAAAAATATCTCCAGAACAGTTAATAGCTTGGAATCCTGATGTTATAGTTACATCCCAAAAATTTCAAGATGATATTGAGGAACTTTATAAAGAAGAAAAATATCAAAACGTTAAGGCTTTTAAAAACAAGCAAATTTACCGTTTCCCATCAGTGCTAGAGCCATGGGATTATCCAAATCCATCATCTTATTTGGGTATGCTTTGGTTAGCAACAAAAATACATCCTGAACTTTTTTCGGATGTTGATTTTGATAAAGTAGCTGACGAATTTTATTACACTTTGTACGGAGTTTCATACAGGGAATTGTTATCTAAAATTGGAAATTAA
- a CDS encoding FecCD family ABC transporter permease yields MHIHNKNQTPGQHQKRTLLYLLLILLLLFIISLFVGRYKISFVEIINTIKNLLLRNDIQSSNDWLVFFHIRLPRIILVMFVGSVLSITGATYQSVFRNPLASPSILGVSAGSAFGVALAILINEESLFDTYLLSFLLGLVAVLFTFFISVWSKVKGVTVLVLAGMAVTSFFNACVSLVQYLADPYEKLPNIVFWLMGSFNRAGWREVYISLFTMLPGIIILLILRWYLNVMSMGEEEALSMGINVRRMRILLIIVSTVMVAPTVAVAGQVSWIGLITPHIARYIIGANHRYMLPATCILGSVLLLIMDNIARTITPAEIPISIVTAFIGAPFFVYLLLRRRESGWNQ; encoded by the coding sequence ATGCACATTCACAATAAGAATCAGACTCCAGGTCAACATCAAAAAAGAACACTTCTCTATCTTTTATTAATTCTGTTATTGTTATTTATTATTTCACTTTTTGTTGGAAGATACAAAATCTCGTTCGTTGAAATTATTAACACGATAAAAAACTTACTCTTACGTAACGATATACAAAGTAGTAACGATTGGTTAGTTTTCTTTCACATTCGTTTGCCGAGAATTATATTGGTAATGTTTGTGGGTTCTGTTCTATCTATAACTGGTGCAACATATCAAAGCGTTTTTAGAAATCCATTGGCTTCTCCTTCTATCCTTGGTGTGTCAGCCGGATCAGCATTTGGAGTAGCTTTGGCTATTTTGATCAACGAAGAATCGTTATTTGATACTTACTTATTATCTTTTCTGTTAGGGTTAGTTGCCGTTCTTTTTACGTTTTTTATTTCCGTTTGGAGTAAAGTGAAGGGGGTTACCGTTCTTGTTTTGGCAGGAATGGCGGTAACCTCTTTTTTCAACGCATGTGTCTCTTTAGTACAATACTTAGCAGATCCTTACGAAAAATTACCAAATATAGTATTTTGGTTAATGGGAAGTTTCAACAGGGCAGGTTGGAGAGAAGTATATATTTCATTATTTACAATGCTTCCAGGGATAATAATTCTTCTTATTTTAAGATGGTATTTGAACGTTATGTCTATGGGAGAAGAAGAAGCATTATCCATGGGAATAAATGTTCGAAGAATGAGAATTTTATTGATCATTGTAAGTACCGTTATGGTTGCCCCTACAGTGGCTGTTGCAGGTCAGGTAAGCTGGATTGGTTTGATTACTCCACACATTGCGAGGTACATAATAGGTGCAAATCATAGGTACATGCTTCCTGCAACGTGCATTTTAGGCTCTGTACTTCTGCTTATTATGGACAACATCGCGAGAACAATCACACCTGCAGAGATCCCTATAAGTATCGTTACCGCCTTTATAGGCGCGCCTTTTTTTGTCTATCTTTTATTAAGAAGAAGAGAAAGTGGGTGGAATCAATGA
- a CDS encoding ABC transporter ATP-binding protein — MISIKNISFSYDTVRDTIKNISFNLNKGELIALLGPNGSGKTTILKCLNGTIKPKTGEIYIENHNIKNLSYKEIAKFISVVPQEHSAIFSYLVIDIVAMGITPYLSFGRMPTKKDYRTAYTKLEFFNIQHLAEKNYNQLSGGEKQLVLIARALMQNTDYLIMDEPTSHLDFKNQHLLMKELKKLSENGKGVITALHDPNLALRFCDRIIMVKNGEVIFSGENTKVMNPQNLQILYDAPVSMNKVEDVSIIYIN; from the coding sequence ATGATATCCATTAAGAATATATCCTTTTCATACGACACAGTTAGAGATACCATTAAAAATATAAGTTTTAATTTGAACAAAGGAGAATTGATTGCCCTTTTAGGACCTAATGGTTCAGGTAAAACAACTATACTAAAATGTTTAAACGGCACAATAAAACCAAAAACTGGTGAAATCTATATAGAAAATCATAATATTAAAAATCTAAGTTATAAAGAAATAGCAAAATTCATAAGTGTAGTTCCTCAAGAACACTCTGCTATATTTTCATACCTTGTGATAGATATAGTAGCTATGGGAATAACTCCCTATCTTTCTTTTGGAAGGATGCCCACAAAAAAAGACTATAGGACGGCATATACAAAGTTAGAATTTTTCAATATTCAACACCTTGCTGAAAAAAATTACAATCAATTAAGTGGCGGAGAAAAACAATTGGTGCTAATTGCAAGAGCCTTAATGCAAAATACGGATTACTTAATCATGGATGAACCAACGTCCCATTTGGATTTTAAGAATCAACATCTATTGATGAAAGAATTAAAAAAATTGAGTGAAAACGGGAAGGGTGTCATTACAGCTCTTCACGATCCTAATCTGGCTTTAAGATTCTGTGATAGAATAATAATGGTAAAAAACGGTGAAGTAATTTTTAGTGGTGAAAACACCAAAGTTATGAACCCACAAAATTTACAAATCTTGTACGATGC